In one Anaerolineales bacterium genomic region, the following are encoded:
- a CDS encoding isoprenyl transferase, producing MSPDKEPALPARIPTHIGIIMDGNGRWALARGLPRMAGHRAGTENLRRIIEACIEFGIKYLTIYAFSTENWGRPTEEVQGLMRIFENVIDNELQELHDQGVRLRHIGRLDNVRPSFKKKVLKAIEYTKDNNRLVLNIAFNYGGRDEIVCAIQALIRDGIKAEDVTDSLVNQYLFTAGVPDPDMIIRTSGELRGSNFLIWQGAYSEWYFPATYWPDFDRQELLKAIDEFNQRERRYGLTTAQVKNKKNHAR from the coding sequence ATGAGCCCGGACAAGGAGCCTGCTCTACCCGCGAGGATTCCCACCCATATCGGTATCATCATGGATGGCAATGGGCGCTGGGCTTTGGCCCGTGGGCTGCCGCGCATGGCAGGCCACCGGGCAGGCACGGAAAACCTGCGCCGGATTATCGAAGCCTGTATTGAATTTGGCATTAAATACCTGACGATTTACGCCTTTTCCACTGAAAATTGGGGGCGCCCCACCGAAGAGGTGCAGGGATTGATGCGTATCTTTGAGAATGTGATCGATAACGAGCTCCAGGAGCTGCATGACCAGGGGGTGAGGCTCAGGCATATTGGGCGGTTGGATAATGTGCGCCCATCCTTCAAGAAAAAGGTTTTAAAAGCCATTGAATATACAAAAGATAACAACCGGCTGGTCTTGAATATCGCCTTCAATTACGGCGGGCGGGATGAGATCGTATGTGCCATCCAGGCGCTGATCCGGGACGGGATTAAAGCAGAGGATGTGACCGATAGCCTGGTGAACCAGTACTTGTTTACCGCCGGTGTGCCAGATCCCGATATGATCATCCGCACCTCCGGTGAGCTGCGCGGCAGCAATTTCCTCATCTGGCAGGGGGCTTACTCCGAGTGGTATTTCCCTGCCACCTACTGGCCGGATTTCGACCGACAGGAATTATTAAAGGCAATCGATGAATTCAACCAGCGTGAGCGTAGGTATGGCTTGACGACCGCACAGGTCAAAAACAAAAAGAACCATGCTCGCTAA
- a CDS encoding ribosome recycling factor codes for MLKEAHNEAEDRMKGALEALEEDLSGIRTGRASPALVERLSVEYYGLPTPLMQLATISVPESRMLMIRPFDATSLKAIERAIMASDLGLTPNNDGKVIRLNLPPLTEERRRDLVKLVHNRLEEARVAMRNVRRDSIKDLREFEHEKLISEDELEEGEKNLQELTDKYIELVNEVGVHKEKEIMEV; via the coding sequence ATGCTTAAAGAAGCACATAACGAAGCTGAAGACCGCATGAAGGGAGCGCTTGAAGCATTAGAGGAAGACCTGTCAGGAATTAGGACCGGCCGGGCATCTCCCGCCCTGGTCGAGCGCTTGTCTGTGGAGTATTATGGGCTGCCCACCCCCTTGATGCAACTGGCAACCATCAGCGTGCCAGAATCGCGCATGCTGATGATCAGGCCATTTGACGCCACTTCACTGAAGGCGATTGAGCGGGCGATCATGGCCTCTGACCTAGGTCTGACCCCCAATAACGATGGCAAGGTGATCCGTTTGAACCTCCCGCCACTTACCGAGGAGCGGCGTCGCGACTTGGTTAAGCTGGTGCACAACCGCCTAGAGGAAGCCAGGGTGGCGATGCGTAACGTCAGGCGCGATAGTATCAAAGACTTGCGCGAGTTCGAACACGAGAAGCTGATCTCGGAAGATGAGCTGGAAGAAGGCGAAAAAAACCTGCAGGAGCTCACCGATAAATACATCGAGCTGGTTAATGAAGTTGGTGTCCACAAAGAAAAGGAAATAATGGAAGTATGA
- a CDS encoding UMP kinase — protein sequence MERTLKYKRILLKLSGESLGGADGLGIHPEQAEQVAKIIAEVRQQKVDVALVIGAGNLWRGRTGIQRGMDRATADYMGMLATVMNALALMDAMERMGMYIRVQSAVQMQAVAEPYIRRRAIRHLEKGRVVIFGGGTGNPYFSTDTAAALRAMEIGADVLIKATKVDGVYDSDPVRNPNAVRFEKLTHMESINRRLQVMDSTALSLCMDNNLPILVLNMWQPGTLLKAIYGEPVGTLVCSE from the coding sequence ATGGAACGAACCCTAAAATATAAGCGCATCTTACTTAAGCTGAGTGGTGAATCTCTGGGTGGGGCTGACGGGCTGGGAATCCACCCTGAACAGGCCGAGCAGGTGGCGAAGATCATCGCCGAGGTCCGCCAGCAAAAAGTGGATGTGGCACTGGTCATCGGTGCAGGTAACCTGTGGCGCGGCCGGACGGGCATCCAGCGTGGGATGGATCGCGCTACGGCTGATTATATGGGCATGTTAGCTACCGTGATGAACGCCCTGGCGTTGATGGATGCCATGGAACGTATGGGCATGTATATCCGCGTCCAGTCGGCCGTGCAGATGCAGGCTGTCGCCGAACCGTATATCCGCCGGCGCGCCATTCGCCATCTGGAAAAAGGACGGGTGGTGATCTTTGGCGGGGGGACCGGCAACCCATACTTCTCCACCGATACTGCCGCTGCGTTGAGGGCCATGGAAATTGGGGCGGATGTGCTGATCAAGGCCACTAAGGTCGATGGCGTGTACGATTCTGACCCAGTTCGTAACCCAAATGCTGTCCGCTTCGAGAAGTTAACCCACATGGAGTCGATCAACCGCCGGCTGCAGGTGATGGACAGTACTGCCCTTTCGCTGTGCATGGATAACAACCTGCCGATCCTGGTGCTCAACATGTGGCAACCAGGCACCCTCTTAAAGGCGATTTATGGCGAGCCGGTTGGCACTCTGGTGTGCTCAGAGTAA
- the tsf gene encoding translation elongation factor Ts: protein MAISIDQIKQLREETGAGVLDCRKALETYNGDFEKAIEYLREKGLAKAAKRADREVLEGMLELYSHGNGRVGVMVEVNCETDFVARSEAFRKFAHEVALQIAAGEPKWVRVEDIPAEVVGEETQKARSLALAEGKPENVIERIIAGKLEKFYNDHCLLRQPYVRDDTITLEDLRNQNIAAIGENIVIRRFARWEVGEEAKA from the coding sequence ATGGCCATTAGTATCGATCAAATTAAGCAACTACGTGAAGAAACCGGGGCAGGCGTCTTGGACTGCCGTAAAGCCCTTGAAACCTACAATGGTGATTTCGAAAAGGCGATTGAGTATCTGCGCGAGAAAGGCCTGGCCAAAGCTGCAAAGCGCGCCGACCGGGAAGTTTTGGAAGGCATGCTGGAGCTGTACTCACACGGCAACGGACGGGTGGGTGTGATGGTTGAAGTGAACTGCGAGACCGATTTTGTGGCCCGCTCTGAGGCATTCCGCAAGTTTGCCCACGAAGTGGCTTTGCAAATTGCTGCCGGTGAACCGAAATGGGTGCGTGTTGAAGATATCCCAGCGGAGGTTGTCGGTGAGGAAACCCAAAAGGCCCGCAGCCTCGCACTGGCAGAGGGAAAACCCGAGAATGTGATTGAGCGTATCATTGCAGGGAAATTAGAGAAATTTTACAATGATCATTGCCTGCTCCGCCAGCCGTATGTCAGGGATGATACGATCACCCTTGAAGACCTACGCAATCAAAATATTGCGGCTATTGGAGAGAATATCGTCATCCGCAGATTTGCCCGGTGGGAAGTGGGCGAGGAAGCTAAAGCGTAA
- the rpsB gene encoding 30S ribosomal protein S2, which yields MAVVPMKSLLESGVHFGHRTHKWHPAMKQYIFTERNGIHIIDLQKTSKALDIAYNVVRDTVATGGVVLFVGTKRQAQETIQLEATRSSMPYVTARWLGGTLTNWRTIRQRINELERLERMRDSGDFGRITKKEGLILMREIERLEGLLSGVRKLARPPEMLFVVDVSRESTAIHEANLLKIPVVAMVDTNCDPSNVDYVIPSNDDAIRAIKLVVGKIADAALEGLGARKEEIIEEEARTVARAAVEEAELSDEELLGEATLAKLVTHPKDLAPAELEEIVELETDLAEEIVAEEEELEEAGEEQVEEEQAEEETVEEETAAEAEDEADAGAEEAK from the coding sequence ATGGCAGTTGTACCCATGAAGTCCTTATTGGAATCGGGTGTTCATTTTGGGCATCGTACGCACAAATGGCACCCTGCCATGAAGCAGTATATTTTTACCGAGCGGAATGGCATTCACATCATCGATTTACAAAAAACCTCAAAAGCACTAGATATAGCATATAACGTAGTCCGTGATACCGTCGCAACCGGTGGCGTAGTGTTATTCGTCGGTACCAAGCGACAGGCTCAGGAAACCATTCAGCTCGAGGCAACCCGATCGAGCATGCCTTACGTGACTGCCCGTTGGCTGGGCGGTACACTGACGAACTGGCGCACCATCCGCCAGAGAATTAACGAGCTCGAGCGTCTTGAGCGTATGCGCGACAGTGGCGATTTTGGCCGCATCACCAAGAAAGAAGGCTTGATCCTGATGCGTGAGATCGAGCGCCTGGAAGGCTTGCTGAGCGGTGTACGCAAGCTGGCCCGCCCCCCGGAGATGCTGTTTGTTGTGGACGTGTCGCGTGAAAGCACCGCCATCCACGAAGCCAATCTGCTCAAAATCCCCGTGGTAGCCATGGTGGATACGAACTGCGATCCGTCCAATGTCGATTATGTCATCCCCTCCAACGATGATGCCATCCGCGCCATCAAGCTGGTGGTGGGTAAGATTGCCGATGCAGCCCTTGAAGGCTTGGGAGCCCGTAAGGAAGAGATCATTGAAGAGGAAGCTCGCACAGTTGCCCGGGCAGCCGTGGAAGAAGCTGAGCTATCTGATGAAGAACTTCTGGGTGAAGCAACCCTGGCCAAGCTGGTTACACACCCCAAGGACCTCGCCCCGGCAGAGCTTGAGGAGATTGTTGAGCTTGAAACTGATCTTGCCGAAGAAATTGTAGCTGAAGAAGAAGAGCTTGAAGAGGCAGGAGAAGAGCAAGTGGAAGAAGAACAAGCAGAAGAAGAAACGGTAGAAGAAGAAACAGCAGCTGAAGCTGAGGATGAAGCTGATGCTGGTGCGGAAGAAGCGAAGTAA